A region of the Pseudomonas sp. A34-9 genome:
GCCGAGCGACGCATGGCCAACACTGATCTGCCGCCGGTTTTGGTGGAAGGCGAGACCGGCACCGGTAAAGAACTGGTGGCCCGTGCGCTGCACTTCGACGGCCCGCGCAGCAAAGGCCCGTTCATTGAGTTCAACTGTGCGTCGATTCCGTCGAACCTGGTGGAGTCGGAGCTGTTCGGCCATGAGAAAGGCGCGTTCACTGACGCCAAGGATCGCCGGGTCGGGCTGGTGGAAGCGGCGGATGGCGGCACGCTGTTTCTCGATGAGATCGGCGAAATGGATCTGCTGCTGCAGGCGAAGATTTTGAAGTTGCTGGAGGATCGGACGATTCGCCGGGTCGGTTCGGTGAAGGAGCGCAAGGTCAATCTGCGGGTGATCAGTGCGACCAATTGCAACCTTGAGCAGATGGTCCAGCAGGGTAAATTCCGCCGCGATCTGTTTTTCCGCCTGCGGATCATTTCCATCAAGGTGCCGCGTCTGTATGCCCGGGGCGACGATATTCTGCTGCTGGCGCGGCACTTCCTCGCCAGCCATGGCAAGCGTTACGGCAAACCCAATCTGCATTTCAGCCAGCAGGCCGAGGAGTTGCTGCTCAGTTACACCTGGCCGGGCAACGTCCGCGAACTGCGCAACATGCTTGAGCAGACCGTGCTGCTGGCACCCAGCGATACGATTGCCGCGCATCAACTGAACGTGTGCATGAGCCTGGTCGACGAACCGCCCATGCATTTGCACGAAGCCCCGATGCACTACGAACCGCGCCCGGCGAGCAACACCGAGTCGATGAACCTGCCGGAAGTCGAACGCGACATGGTACGCAAGATGCTCGACAAGACCGACTGGAACGT
Encoded here:
- a CDS encoding sigma-54 dependent transcriptional regulator; this translates as MEHSILLVEDDELLAENIQTYLERKDFEVTVCHSAEDALGQLESFMPDIVLTDNSLPGMSGHDLIQKLRISAPDLKVIMMTGYGNVEDAVVAMKEGAFHYVTKPVALPELKLLLDKALATERMERTLSFYQEREAQKSGVQALIGDSAPMQYLKNTIGQLLDAERRMANTDLPPVLVEGETGTGKELVARALHFDGPRSKGPFIEFNCASIPSNLVESELFGHEKGAFTDAKDRRVGLVEAADGGTLFLDEIGEMDLLLQAKILKLLEDRTIRRVGSVKERKVNLRVISATNCNLEQMVQQGKFRRDLFFRLRIISIKVPRLYARGDDILLLARHFLASHGKRYGKPNLHFSQQAEELLLSYTWPGNVRELRNMLEQTVLLAPSDTIAAHQLNVCMSLVDEPPMHLHEAPMHYEPRPASNTESMNLPEVERDMVRKMLDKTDWNVTKSARLLGLSRDMLRYRIEKLGLARPDKRQW